One part of the Lepeophtheirus salmonis chromosome 14, UVic_Lsal_1.4, whole genome shotgun sequence genome encodes these proteins:
- the LOC121129438 gene encoding uncharacterized protein — translation MKVFIVLAAVCGLTIADHPIGGYGAPPLSTYGATPLGEYISGGAGGSLGGAGGVGEAAGENGEGESPIPGVPGEDYPIYNEVPETSFSCEGRVEGGYYADPEAECQAFHICAADGEGGLLKMSALCHNGTIFNQEIFTCDLWSNFNCADAESFYFKNDELAAAREEASAALAAAAAAAASSAAASASGAGYGAPSAPAPVVAPGNGYGSPIAPAPAVAVGNGYGAPLNSYSV, via the exons ATGAAAGTATTCATTGTTTTAGCTGCAGTCTGCGGACTTACCATTGCTGATCATCCCATCGGTGGTTATGGAGCTCCTCCTCTTAGTACTTATGGGGCCACACCCTTGGGTGAGTATATTAGTGGTGGAGCCGGTGGTTCTCTTGGTGGAGCTGGTGGTGTTGGCGAAGCTGCTGGTGAAAATGGTGAGGGCGAGTCTCCCATTCCCGGAGTACCTGGAGAAGACTACCCCATCTACAACGAAGTTCCAGAAACATCCTTTTCATGTGAGGGCCGTGTTGAAGGAG GATACTATGCTGATCCTGAGGCTGAATGCCAAGCTTTCCACATCTGTGCTGCTGATGGTGAAGGCGGTCTATTGAAAATGTCTGCTCTCTGCCATAATGGAACCATCTTCAACCAAGAAATCTTCACTTGTGACCTGTGGTCCAACTTCAACTGTGCTGATGCCGAAAGTTTTTACTTCAAGAATGACGAACTTGCTGCTGCTAGAGAAGAAGCTTCTGCCGCTTTAGCTGCTGCTGCTGCCGCCGCCGCCTCATCTGCTGCTGCTTCTGCATCAGGTGCTGGATATGGTGCTCCCAGCGCCCCTGCTCCAGTTGTTGCCCCAGGAAACGGTTATGGTTCTCCCATTGCCCCTGCTCCAGCTGTTGCCGTAGGAAATGGTTATGGTGCACCACTTAACTCATACAGCgtttaa